From the Brassica napus cultivar Da-Ae chromosome A8, Da-Ae, whole genome shotgun sequence genome, one window contains:
- the LOC106366988 gene encoding CASP-like protein 1B2 yields the protein MPREKILFAGGGTTKSWKVLLALRILAFIATLAAAIVMGLNKETKTLVVATIGTVPIKATLTAKFQDTPAFVFFVIANAMVSFHNLLMIALQIFSRKLEYKGFRLLSVAILDMLNATLVSAAANAAVFIAELGKNGNKHAKWNKVCDRFSIYCDHGRGALIAAFSGVILMLLVSAVSISRLSIYSNKSSTSTAAAVASP from the exons ATGCCTAGAGAAAAGATTCTGTTTGCTGGTGGTGGGACCACAAAGAGCTGGAAAGTACTCTTGGCGCTGAGAATACTTGCATTCATTGCCACTTTAGCTGCAGCCATTGTAATGGGTTTGAACAAAGAGACAAAGACCTTGGTTGTGGCCACCATCGGAACTGTTCCTATCAAAGCCACTCTAACCGCTAAGTTTCAGGACACACCTGCTTTCGT GTTCTTTGTTATAGCTAATGCCATGGTGAGCTTCCACAACTTGTTGATGATAGCTCTTCAGATTTTCAGTCGGAAACTTGAATATAAAGGCTTCCGTCTCCTCtcagttgctattcttgacatG CTAAACGCAACTCTGGTATCTGCGGCTGCAAACGCGGCGGTGTTCATAGCGGAGCTAGGAAAGAACGGGAACAAGCACGCCAAGTGGAACAAAGTCTGCGACAGGTTCTCCATTTACTGCGATCACGGCAGAGGAGCACTCATCGCCGCTTTCTCCGGAGTCATTCTTATGCTCCTCGTCTCCGCCGTCTCCATTTCCCGCCTCTCAATCTATTCTAACAAATCATCCACCTCCACCGCCGCGGCTGTTGCTTCTCCGTAG